The window GATTGGTACTATGGTGGCTTACACTATTCTTACTGAAACCGTGTTCCAATGGCCGGGCACTGGCTTCCTTTTCCTAGAGGCAATCAACCGTGTAGATACACCGCTGATCACTGCCTACGTTATCTTTGTTGGTCTGATCTTCGTGGTAACCAATACCATCGTTGACTTGCTGTACGGCATCATCAACCCAACTGTGAACTTAACCGGAAAAGGAGCTTAATCATGAGCCAATCAAATGTAACACCAGCTCCTGCAGCCGCACCGTCAGCGTGGCAGCGTTTCAAAGAGTCGGATTTCTTGTATTACTTCAAGCGCGACAAAGTTGCGATGGCAAGTTTTACCGTCTTTATGATGTTCTTAGTGTTGGCGTTGGCTGCGCCAATTCTGGCACCGACAGATCCGTATGATCTGACGTCCATTGACATCATGGATTCTGAGTTGCCACCGTCTTGGATGGAAGATGGCGATGAGCGCTTTGTGTTAGGTACTGATGAGCAAGGTCGCGATATTTTATCGACCATTCTTTATGGCTCTCGCCTGTCTTTGACCATTGGCTTCCTTGCGGTTGGTCTTCAGTTGGTACTGGGCATCATCATTGGCTTGTCTGCAGGTTACTTCGGTGGCCGTATTGATAGCTTCTTGATGCGTTTTGCTGATGTGCAGTTGTCGTTCTCGACCATGATGGTGGCGATCATCGTCTCGGCAATCTTCAAAGCCAGCTTTGGCAGTGATTTTTACAGTCAATATGCAGTGGTCATGCTGGTGGTGATTATCGGCGTGGCAGAATGGCCGCAATACGCACGTACCATTCGCGCCTCGGTATTGGCAGAGAAGAAGAAAGAATACGTCGAAGCGGCGCGTGTGATGGGCTTTAAAGCGCCTCGCATCATGTTCCGTCATATTCTGCCGAACTGTCTATCGCCAATCTTGGTTATCTCGACAGTACAGGTAGCGAACGCGATCATGTCGGAAGCAGCACTGTCATTCCTAGGCTTAGGTCTACCAGTCGACCAGCCGTCACTGGGTGCCTTGATCAGCATCGGCTTTAACTACATCTTCTCTGGTGCATGGTGGATTACTGCCTTCCCAGGTATCGTACTAGTGACATTGGTATTGGTGATTAACCTACTGGGTGACTGGCTACGTGATGTATTTAACCCGAAAATCTACAAAGGTTAGTCATCAAATAAATTGGGCTGTATAGGTTGCCAATTTAATAAATTTCTTCCTAAACTGAGAGCCGGATGCAATTCCGGCTCTTTTTTTGCTTATCAGTTTTATGCATATTTTATTGACGCTTTGTCGCGATAATTTCATCACCTACTGTTTAGAGTGAAGCGTATGGAAATGAAAAAGGCACACTACTCCTCTCGTATCGTCCAATCCGGCTTGAGCCTTGGGTTGCTGGTGGCGTGCGCCCAATTTGCG is drawn from Vibrio campbellii CAIM 519 = NBRC 15631 = ATCC 25920 and contains these coding sequences:
- a CDS encoding ABC transporter permease, giving the protein MSQSNVTPAPAAAPSAWQRFKESDFLYYFKRDKVAMASFTVFMMFLVLALAAPILAPTDPYDLTSIDIMDSELPPSWMEDGDERFVLGTDEQGRDILSTILYGSRLSLTIGFLAVGLQLVLGIIIGLSAGYFGGRIDSFLMRFADVQLSFSTMMVAIIVSAIFKASFGSDFYSQYAVVMLVVIIGVAEWPQYARTIRASVLAEKKKEYVEAARVMGFKAPRIMFRHILPNCLSPILVISTVQVANAIMSEAALSFLGLGLPVDQPSLGALISIGFNYIFSGAWWITAFPGIVLVTLVLVINLLGDWLRDVFNPKIYKG